The genomic stretch TTTTATAAAAGCTTGAAAATATTGCCTAATTATAAATTTTCTTCAATAAACTGTCTGCAGTATTTTTTTATCTGCTCACGTACTCTTCTGAATTCCTGACTGATTTCTTCAGCTGTACCCGATGCTTTGGCTGGATCCTGAAAATTCTGATGAAATGTTTGTGATTTTGCAGGAAAAAAGGGGCAGTTTTCTTTTGCATGGTCACAAACTGTGATTACATAATCAAAGTTGATATGCTGATACTCATCAATGGCATTTGAAGTTTGCCCTGAAATATCAATACCATCTTCCAGCATGGTTTTAACAGCCCCAGGATTAAGCCCATGCATTTCAATACCTGCACTATACACTTCGGCTCTATTTTGACTAAAATACTTTAAATATCCTTCTGCAATCTGGCTTCTACAACTGTTTCCAGTACAAAGAACTAATATTTTCGTTTTCATAAATCAATCCATTAACAACAACCTGCCCCTGGTGTACAACCTGAATTTTGGCTCACGGTTAATTCACTTAAACTTACCTTTTGTTTCTGAGGCGGAATTCCACACGCGTCTTCAGCTAAACAAGCTGTCAATGTATTTTTCAATACGAAATTTTTACCATTGAATTCCAAATCATATTTTCCAATGGTATTATCCTGATATTCCACTTCAATGTCAAAATCACCAATCCCTAATTTTTCTTCGGAAAGCTGAATAATATGCAAAAGCTTTCCGGGTTTCAGACGATGTTCATGATCATCCGCATTCCAAAGCTGAAAGTTTATTTTTTCTTCTTTTCGGATTACCCCGCCGCAATCAATAAAATTTTTAGTAACCATACCCACTTCTGTCACATGAAAATGTTCAGGAACAAAAGTTCCGTTTTCCAGTTGGAATTCTACATTTTCCAGTTTGGGTAAGATGTTTTTGATTTCCGATAGTTTCATAAATTTATTTTTTTAAATTGTTACAATGCAATATTACGATATACTTTTACAAAAAAATGTCTAGCAACATTTTTGTTTTTTAACGGTGGAAATAATATTTGAGAAATAATGATTCAGATCTTCAAAAACTTTTTCATCAATACAGTAACATATAGAATTGCCTTCAATATTCCCTTTGATAAGGCCTGCATTCTTTAATTCTTTCAAATGCTGGGAAACAGTAGGCTGTGCAAGAGGCAGTTCATTAACAATATCGCCACAAATACATTCATTTACTTTAAGTAAATATTCAATAATAGCAATTCTGGCCGGATGCCCCAATGCTTTTGCGATCAGGGCAATTCTATTCTGTTCTTCTGTGAAAAAATCTGTTTTGGTAGCTCCCATAATTTAAACTATATCGCAATATTACGATAATAAATTGGATTATCAAACTTTTAAAATATTTTTGGAGATTACTGAGGTATCAATACATTTTTATCAGGAATTAAAAATCTTCTTCCGAAAGTTCCTTATTAACCATTGCTCCTGCAAAATTCCCTTGTGCTACAGCATTCGCTACAGATCTCATCATGGTTACATTATCACCACAGGCAAACACTCCTGGAGTTGATGTTTTCTGCATAAAATCTACTTTGATAAAGCCTTGATCAGTCAGTTCACAGCCAAGATGTGAAATATCAATATTCTGCTCAAAAGGAATTTTCGCATATAAAGCCTTTAAAGAAACTTCATTTCCATTGGTAAAAATAACTTTTTGAATCTGTCCGTTTTCATGTTCAATCTTCTCTATTTTATCCTCAATAAGACCAATTTTATTCTGTTTCAGTTTTTCAATCTGTTCATTAGTAAGTTGAGTTTTTCCATTAGTAAATAAGGTTAACTCTTTTGTTAGATTAAAGACCAATTTAGAAAATTCATACGCCATATCTCCATCAGAGAGAATTCCTGTAACTTCATTCTTTACTTCATAACCATGACAATACGGACAGTGTATAACGGAAATCCCCCAACAGTCAGCAAATCCGGGAATATCCGGCATTATGTCTTTTACTCCGGAAGCCAGGATAATTTTCTTCGCATACAATTGCTCTCCGGAAGACACCTCAGCCTCAAACCCTTCTGAATTCTTTATTATTTTTGTAACTGTTCCATCGAAGAACGCTACCGTTTTGTATTTCTCCACATCTACTTTTGCCAGTTCTGCAATTTCCTTAGGAGTTTTCCCATCATGGGTTATAAAATTGTGTGAATGAGGAGTCTGTCTGTTACAAGGTCTTCCTTCATTAATTATTAAAACATTTCTTAAAGATCTCCCTAAAGCCATCCCCGCCGATAGTCCGGCATAGCTCCCTCCTATAATGATCACGTCAAAATTTTTATGTTGCATAGTCGTTGAATAATTGATCGTACAAATTTAAAATAAAAAACACTAATGCAACATTATTGCAATAGTGTTTTTATATATTCTTATTCGATTTTATGTATCGATCTGTTTTTTCATTCCAATAAATAATTATTTACTGGTCTTTTCTTTAACTACTACTATTTCATGTTCAAGTCTTTTCCGAATATCAATTTTAGCGCCTTCAAAACTGAAAATTACGGTTCCTTTTTCTCTGGCATACGGATTGGTAATAGAATCAGCCATGAATGAGCGCTCAAAAATTGCTCCGGTTTTTTCAAGCTCATCTTCAGGGCGATCTTTAATTCTGATGAGATTCCTATATTTTTTACTTAAATCAAACCAGTTAATATAATCTGCATTGAAAGAAACAGCTTTTATGCCTTTAGTTGAATAATAATTAATGGCTCCAGCCTGCCCGTAATTATCGCAAAGTACTAGTGTATTACCCGTTTTCGATAATCTGGAATATTGCTGATCTACTTTTTTTGCCAGCTCTTTCCAGCCTAACATATCAGCAAAGTCCTGAGGTAAGGGATGATCTTTCCCATCTTCCCAACGCAAGAGTCCGAATTTTTTATAAGATTCAGGGTTCTCTGCAATAGATTCCGGACTTTTATTAGGAAACGCCAGATTATATATAGGTACAAATAAAAGTAAAGGATGCAAAATACAAACTGGTTTAAGAAATCTCTGCCATCCGCTTTTTAAAATCATCTCAAGATAGACTGATCCAAAACCAATATAAATGGGATAAATCCCTATGGCATAATAATCTTTAGCCCTAAAAAATGTAAATAGTGCCATTGTCATGGCATATCCCCAGAAAAAAAAACGAAACTTTTCAAAAAGCCTGGAAAACAATAAGGCATAAAAGCCAAACACGATAACAAAAGTAACTCCAATAAAGAATAAAAACTGAGATTTCAGAAAATCAAATCTGTTCACATTCACTAATTGAGTTTTGGAAAGTTCCCGCATGTGGTGAACTACCGGAAAACCGTGATTATATTGCCAGATGAGATTAGGAAGAATGACTATTAAAGCTAAAAGTGCGGCTCCATACGCATGAGGATTGGTAAAAATTCTTCTTTGTTTTGTTATTAAGATTGCCGGAATAAATCCTAATGCAAGAAAAGCAATATTGTATTTATTTAAAATACCAATTCCGAAAATAAAACCTCCCCAGTAAAGCCAACTCACTTTTTCAGTATTGACATATTTTATCAGGATATAGAAAAAGAAGGTCCATAAAAGAACATCCAAGGAGTTGGGCTGATACAGCATATTCAAACGAAGCAGAGAGGAAAACAGCAATCCCAGAGAAGCAAGGATACAAGCAAATAGACTTCCTTTTAGTTCCTCAATGGCTTTCCAGACCACAACGATTGTCAATGCTCCGAATAACGCAGGAAAAAACCTAACCCAAAATACAGAATCACCTAATAATTTAATCCCCCAAGAAATCCAGGAGCTTACAGGAGGAACAGAAAGATATCCCCAGGCAAGGTGATTTCCTTGATCAATATGTAAGTATTCATCCCGTTGCAAGTCATATTCGGGGCTTACTAAAGTATATTGAAGAACAAATTTTACAATGATAAAAAGGATCAGTATGAGATTGTTTTTCTTCATGGTTATATTTTATAATTAAAAATAAAACATTTTAAGCTTCTGGTTTATTACATCTTAAATAAAAATACTGGAAAATAAAGTCTGAAGTACTTTTGATCATAGCATTGAAAATCATATTAACCCAGCTTAAAAAATTGAAAACAATAGTATTTTATAAAAAATCCCGGAGAAATACTCCGGGATCTAACAGTTTAAAATGTATAGTGTCGTTTATTATTTTGCTTTCGCTTTTTCTTTCAACTCTTCTTTATCTTTATCAGATGGATTCCAAACTTTCACCTCAGAATCTTTTGTAATATTTGATCCCTGAAGAATCTGAACGTTAATTCCGTCACTGGCTCCAAGTTTCACATATACTTTCTTAAATTTTCCATCCGGTTGCTTTACTTCCACGAAAGGAATATCTTTCCCTTGCTTCTTTTCATATTGTACTAAAGACTCATCCAGCAATAAAGCATTTTTCTGAGAACTTAATACAATTTCTCCGTTTGCAGAGAATCCGGCTCTGATATATTCGTTATTAGGGTTTTCTACATTTCCTTCTACCGGAAATTTAATGGTTCCTGCGTTATCTTTTCCCTTTGGAGCAATCATTGTCAGTTTTCCAGGGAAAGTTTTGTTCTGTAAAGCACCAATAACAATATTCATATCCATGCCTTGTTTTAATTTTCCTGCCTGAGCTTCATCAATTTCTCCTTTAAAGATCAGAGAGTTCAAATCTGCTACCGAACAAATTGTTGTTCCAGCATTGAAGTTATTTGCTTCAATTACCTGGCTTCCTAATTTTACAGGAACCTCAAGAACAGTTCCTGACGCTTTGGAACGAATTTGTGTGGTGGCCAGACCTTGCCCCTGAAGCTCAGGAGTCGCTCCTGTTTTAGCGATCTGTAACCTTTTTAGAGCAGTGTTGAGCTGCTGTTGAGCATTTTTCAGAGTCTGCTGTTGAGAGAATAGCTGTTGCTGAGCATTAAGGAACTCCTGTCTGGAAGCTACTCCTTGTTTATACAGTTTATCCTGCATATCGAATTGCTTCTGCATATTTCCTACATTCATCTGCGCATTGCTGATCTGAATTTGTGAATTCTGAACTTCCTGCTGTGCAGCATTGACCTCAG from Chryseobacterium indologenes encodes the following:
- a CDS encoding arsenate reductase ArsC, encoding MKTKILVLCTGNSCRSQIAEGYLKYFSQNRAEVYSAGIEMHGLNPGAVKTMLEDGIDISGQTSNAIDEYQHINFDYVITVCDHAKENCPFFPAKSQTFHQNFQDPAKASGTAEEISQEFRRVREQIKKYCRQFIEENL
- a CDS encoding DUF6428 family protein — its product is MKLSEIKNILPKLENVEFQLENGTFVPEHFHVTEVGMVTKNFIDCGGVIRKEEKINFQLWNADDHEHRLKPGKLLHIIQLSEEKLGIGDFDIEVEYQDNTIGKYDLEFNGKNFVLKNTLTACLAEDACGIPPQKQKVSLSELTVSQNSGCTPGAGCC
- a CDS encoding ArsR/SmtB family transcription factor; this encodes MGATKTDFFTEEQNRIALIAKALGHPARIAIIEYLLKVNECICGDIVNELPLAQPTVSQHLKELKNAGLIKGNIEGNSICYCIDEKVFEDLNHYFSNIISTVKKQKCC
- a CDS encoding NAD(P)/FAD-dependent oxidoreductase, with translation MQHKNFDVIIIGGSYAGLSAGMALGRSLRNVLIINEGRPCNRQTPHSHNFITHDGKTPKEIAELAKVDVEKYKTVAFFDGTVTKIIKNSEGFEAEVSSGEQLYAKKIILASGVKDIMPDIPGFADCWGISVIHCPYCHGYEVKNEVTGILSDGDMAYEFSKLVFNLTKELTLFTNGKTQLTNEQIEKLKQNKIGLIEDKIEKIEHENGQIQKVIFTNGNEVSLKALYAKIPFEQNIDISHLGCELTDQGFIKVDFMQKTSTPGVFACGDNVTMMRSVANAVAQGNFAGAMVNKELSEEDF
- a CDS encoding glycosyltransferase family 39 protein, which encodes MKKNNLILILFIIVKFVLQYTLVSPEYDLQRDEYLHIDQGNHLAWGYLSVPPVSSWISWGIKLLGDSVFWVRFFPALFGALTIVVVWKAIEELKGSLFACILASLGLLFSSLLRLNMLYQPNSLDVLLWTFFFYILIKYVNTEKVSWLYWGGFIFGIGILNKYNIAFLALGFIPAILITKQRRIFTNPHAYGAALLALIVILPNLIWQYNHGFPVVHHMRELSKTQLVNVNRFDFLKSQFLFFIGVTFVIVFGFYALLFSRLFEKFRFFFWGYAMTMALFTFFRAKDYYAIGIYPIYIGFGSVYLEMILKSGWQRFLKPVCILHPLLLFVPIYNLAFPNKSPESIAENPESYKKFGLLRWEDGKDHPLPQDFADMLGWKELAKKVDQQYSRLSKTGNTLVLCDNYGQAGAINYYSTKGIKAVSFNADYINWFDLSKKYRNLIRIKDRPEDELEKTGAIFERSFMADSITNPYAREKGTVIFSFEGAKIDIRKRLEHEIVVVKEKTSK
- a CDS encoding efflux RND transporter periplasmic adaptor subunit, whose product is MKKKFTWKKAIYIVLGLLFAVALFSGIGYLVKSNSKESEAFLTRKPSIQNMDDKVMATGKIVPKEEIEIKPNITGIIDKILVKEGDRVEVGQLIATVKIVPSISEVNAAQQEVQNSQIQISNAQMNVGNMQKQFDMQDKLYKQGVASRQEFLNAQQQLFSQQQTLKNAQQQLNTALKRLQIAKTGATPELQGQGLATTQIRSKASGTVLEVPVKLGSQVIEANNFNAGTTICSVADLNSLIFKGEIDEAQAGKLKQGMDMNIVIGALQNKTFPGKLTMIAPKGKDNAGTIKFPVEGNVENPNNEYIRAGFSANGEIVLSSQKNALLLDESLVQYEKKQGKDIPFVEVKQPDGKFKKVYVKLGASDGINVQILQGSNITKDSEVKVWNPSDKDKEELKEKAKAK